The region TTTCTTTGtcttcaaaatattaaaatatttattgaaaataaaaataaaacaaaattccATGTCTAATGTCTAATGTTTATGAAGTTCAGGAATGTgtgttaaaaaaaaatcaaagcaaACTATTTGGGTTTGAAACTTTAGATGGAGATGGAATGTGTATAAAAATGTTGTTTTTGAGCGTATGAGTTTGGTTTAATATGCTATTGTGGTTTGTTGACCACAGTGTGCAGCTTACATTGACAAATGTTATTATTATCAGTGTAATATAAACAATTTCTTTTGTAGTTAGGACTTTTTTGTTAGTCAAACTCAATTAATATTGGGTTTAAAGATTCTCTGTAAAAGCAATTTATAGATTTAAGTCAAGTTTGATTTGCAGTTTATATTGCAAATGAACTAAAGAAAAAATAAgcttaattttaatatattgttGCAATGTTGCTTGATCCATAATGTTTCTTTTACATTGCACATAATCAGGTGATTCATTATTCTTTGAATTTCAATGTCTTTGCAGGGCAGCTTCCATTCCAAGAGGCAAAGGTGGTACCTATCTTCAGATGAAATTGGTTTACAGTGATTTGGCCcccatttttgtatttttgtTACAATGGATGGATTGCTCGTCTTCATGCCTACTCTCAAGCTACTTGAATCTTTTCCATGTTGTTGTACATAAGGTGAATCTCCAATTTCTTGATAATGtgtttctataaaaaaaattatggctaTTAGCTTGAATTGTTTGAGTGAAATTTGAGTTCTAGAAGTTGAACTGGTTGTTATTTTCTTTTGTCTTCAGGTGCAATCGGATGGAAGGCCAAATATTGGTTCTTATGGAAGAAAAGCATCCATTAGTGAATTCTATGGTAGACATTTCTCAGTAGTTTTCTACTCTTTGAAGTTAGCTTTAGTATTTCTAGTTTTCTTAAGTTTAGCAAATGGTATGATTGTGTGTTCAAACTGTATGTTTCGTGTCTAGCATGGCATGGAACTCATTTCTGTCTTGTTTTGGCAATTGATTGGTCTTGTCTTTCGGTTTTAAACTGCAGTTGTTATACTCCCATCACTTCAGTGTCTCCATAACGATTCATCAGAGCTTGAAATCACTCAAGAGAAAAGTCAGAACTTGGAAATGGTAGTCAGAAAGAGGTATGAAGAAAAGAGGAAGCTTTTGGATGTGGACTTGGAGAGGGAAGATGAATGTGGGATCTGCTTAGAGCCTTGTACCAAAATGGTTTTGCCTAACTGCTGCCACGCCATGTGCATCAATTGCTACCGTGACtggtaataaaaaaaatactctcTTCACCATTGTCTTCTCATTCGTTAGTGTGTAATTATGACAAAGACGTTAATGCCATTAACTGTTGAGTATTGACATGATCCTTACTTACTCCTTGCATTACAGGAACACAAGGTCGGAGTCCTGCCCATTCTGCCGGGGAAGCATAAAGAGAGTGAATTCAGAGGACTTGTGGGTTCTGACTAGTGGAAATGATGTAGTTGACACTGAAACTGCATTAATGGATGATGCACTGAGGTTCTTTCTTTTCATTAACAGTCTGCCTAAGGATATCCCTGATGCCCTATTTGTAATGTATTATGAGTACCTCTTTTGATCTAACAAACCACTCCAATGGTGTACAGGAAGAGAAGATTGCTGACCATCACATGTATATATAGTATATTGAGAGGTTTTCATTGTGAGAACTTGTATTAACGCTCCATATATATCCAGGAATGAAGTGTTATCTCTGAGTAAATGTATAATAATTTTCTGGCATGGGTGTTGGTTTCTGATCCTTAATCCCAAAACTAGTCTTTATAGTAAATAATGGCTCACATGCATTGGCAATCACAGCAATATGCTGTTTATTCTTTATTAATATTCATCCAATGCCATTACCAACTGACTTTTATTTATTGTGTATTACTATTTTTGTCCAATATTCTGGTATCTCCTTTTGGCCAACAAacttagcatttttattgattatCAATATATTCTTAAAACGTAGAAGTGGAGAATATTATGTCTTTCTAtctttcctttcaatttttgTGGTAGAAGACCAAACGAGATTTTTTTCTAAAACAGTTAGCCTTTCCTTGTCCCATATGGGTTTGGGTCCCGGACCCCTCACTAGTGTTTATTCATGTCTCTTATGTATAATTTAATATATTGAAGACTTGGGGTTTTTATGGGTTTCTTCTTGTTATGACTTTTCTTATCAAATCAATTTAAAGGGCTTCTCCATACTAAATAAGGGCAGGGGACCCCTCTAAGGCACAACCGACTTTCTGACTTAGCTTATGATATTAAATGGTACAGCAATATTAGTAAAATTGATCATATAGAAGAACATGGATCTTTTAGTATGGTGAACAAAGCAGTGGGGTTTACTTTTCTTTGTCAAAGGTGTCCAGAAGCTATgcatatattaaatgttgtacCTATATATGAATATAAGTGCTATGAAAATGAAAGTCTTCTCAAAGTAGGTGCCGGAGAAGAAATTTAGCCTCCATAGATGACAAGATAGTATGTAGCATTTATTAATTTGTCGAACCAAAAATAGCCTATTCTATTTCAAGGAACTCAAATCATGTTTAAACTCAACTGTGATTTCTAAACAAGCTGAACATGTAAAGGAAATAGCATTATTGGTCTATTTGACAATAGATATTGTGAATGAAAACTCAATTAAAAAATTCAGTGCTCCATCTGATATTGTGAGTCAAACAGCAGATTACActcaaaaaaataattcaaagtttttattcttttcttttgtgTTTTTGTTCTTTTAAAGCCTAATGTAAGAGAGAGGAATGGAAGTTTAGATAATATTTAGTAGAATGGTTTAGAAAGTAAGAGAAGGAAATGTTACATAGTATAGAACGGAGGTTTGATTAGATACATGGGACTCCATCTAAAAATCAATAGTTAATGAGTGGAGTAACCAATGAGTTTGTATCCTCACATCTTTTCGATGTAGGACACTCTAATACCTAATACAATATAATGGGGACATTTTTATCCTTGGTGTAATTTCTGGTCTAACAAGTAACTGAAACGAGGGTGAGTATGTGATCCCTTAAGGAACATATCAGAGACCACCTTATACATGGCTTCAGTGAGATGAACTCCATCCCAATTCACATACTGAGACGGGTTTCGACAGGCACTGATAGTAGGCATCCCACAAACAGAAAACACATCAAAGTTATAAGGATCACCCGTGCCACAACAAGCTTTAAATGTCTCCTTAATACCAAATTTGGCTGGACTTTGCATGACCGTTAGGTAGGCGGTCCAGTAATCGGCGTATGTTATGACAGCACGGGGGAACTGTCTTCTAAGAGATTTCACCAGCTTTAAGATGGCTAGGTTGTGAGTGTAACTTTGGTTGTTCACACTCTTGACACAGCCTATGTTGTCCCTGTCATTTGGGGGAGCTAATGTCATGGCCATAGGCAAGCATCCTGACATTGGCAAGCCTTGAACCACAAGATACTTCGCTCCTTTCTTTAACAATGCCTGCAAAAACCAGTTAATAATACACATCAGATAAGAACACTGATATTTTGAATACATAAGTAGTATTAAATGGTGTGCACTAAAGTCATTAGGACTAGCTTAAAGATCTTGAATGCTTGTGAGACTTAAATTGTAAAAAATTATGATAAAGTATGATTATCATCTCCAATCTTGATGAATGGTAAAGGGTGTATCCTACAAGAAGGATATGAAACTATAGAATTACCCGGAATGAAATTATCATCTCCACCTAATGTCTGACACTAGAAAATGAGATCACTATTTTTACAAGTTATACTGTAGAATCTATAGTCCACTTCACATGGGATGGGAAAAAGTAATTCATTTCATCTGGCAATGGAAGTTATTTTTGTCATAGTCTTGCCTTTGTCGTAAGTGGTGGAGCCATGACCATATATCTATTATATAATACTTGTTTTAGACAGAAGTCACAATTCATATATCTACTATTTATATCTGCAGTGAGGAAAAAACGAAACATATACTGGTTTCGCCTACAAATCTAAGTGCTTTTATTAGTCAATATAATTAAATTCTCATACATTAATATTAAAAATAGATTTTTCTTTAGCTAAATAAGGTAGGTAATATGTCAAAAACTAGTTGGACGGCTCAAGAAAAATGACAGATAGACTATATTTCTTTgccaaaagaagagaaaaactATATCTATACTAAAGTACAAAACTCATAGACTGTATTGGTATACATGAGTAATTTTCTTGCTCTGAAGTCATAGTGGTAAAATAGTTTTTTTAGTCATTTTGCACATATtattgttttgataatttttGTAAAATGAAATTCTAGATCCACTTaacaatttatttaatattcttGATACCGTGTTGAAAGTTCTCCATACagttttttaaaatgatttaaaaaaaaagtcatttttcacCGATTACTCATCATCTACGTAAGTAGATCTTACCGTTAAAAACCGAGTATAGCTACTGATGCCCATCTTCCGAATAGTGTCACTGGAAACAGTGGATCCAATAGTGTAAGCATAGTCATTGACACCAATCTCACCAacccaaaacagagcatcatcaagGTCAGCAGCCCTGCAAATTCCATTCTGAGCTTTACACCCAACACTTTTCTTCAAGTACTTATCGAACCAAAGAAGCTGAGTCTCAATAGACTGAGGAGTGATATTAAGAGTAAGGTTGTTCTTAACAAAGAACTCATGGTCTATAGCAGTGGAACCAGCAACAGCAAAGTTGACCCCATTTGGTGAATTTCCCTTGATATATTTATAAGGAGGCAAGTAAGGCAACGAAAGTGATTGTGCCACGAAGTCAATCACCAACCGTCCATCTGAGTACCGGTTCGTTGGGTGGTGAAAGAAGGTCATCCCGTACGGAGGGTTAGAGGCATGGTTAAAGCCACTTGGCCCAGTAGCCGACCTGGTGTTGCCAGTGTCTGTAAAAGAGTCACCAAAGGCATAGATTTTCTTAAAGGGAAGTGGGCTTGTTTTGGTTTTGGCATTAATAGAGGCTGGAGAAGATATGATCAAGATGGTGACTATGGTGATGATCATGGTCATTATTTGATGAGAAGAGAAGTATGAAACCGTAATTGGAAAGTTTAACACATTACATGCAGCCATTTCAAAATCTTTGTGCCTTAGCTACTTATGGATTCTTTTTTTGTGTTTGATTGAAGAGAAAGTTTTTTCTGAATTTATTGAGAATGGGGTTAAGTAAGATCTTGTTTAAGTAGTTGAGGAAGTTTTAAAAATGAGCATAGTCTACCTCACATGCATTGagttaaaataaaacatatcatagtaAGATATAGGTTGCCCTTGGTAAtgtatttgttaattttttttgttttttaacatgcaaaaatagaaattttttatttatttttgttttaattcgGCCCCATATTCTGGTGTGCCATGGATAGGtcccttttgttttattttgtgacgataataaaaaacaaaaaataagaaaCGTGTTTGGtaatttatatatttgtttttttttcttgttttttgtttggttaataaaaaaaaatatgtttggcaaccattatatattatttttaaaataaatataaaaaaatatgataaaaatcaaattaaaatattattttgactAAAATATCATTAATAAATTGGTACATTAAataaatatctcttctatataataagtgtgtagataacataaattatttattttaacggtttgttttgttaactttaacggaatattataaatatttaaataaatatacctttaaaactaacttaaaaatgaatatttatcaattatattaatataaatttaaatattataaaatatcattgttataatataaattattattataataatatataatacaaaattagataatataaatttaaatgttataaaatattattatgataataatatataatcttattttttttactaattatattaatatgaattcaaataatataaaatattattattataataatatttaatacaagactagatatttaatacttatgtcaatataaatttaaatattataaaat is a window of Humulus lupulus chromosome 4, drHumLupu1.1, whole genome shotgun sequence DNA encoding:
- the LOC133830145 gene encoding E3 ubiquitin-protein ligase AIRP2-like, with the protein product MLGCYQQLAARPSYQDSLKILEADVHHANMLAASIPRGKGGTYLQMKLVYSDLAPIFVFLLQWMDCSSSCLLSSYLNLFHVVVHKVQSDGRPNIGSYGRKASISEFYVVILPSLQCLHNDSSELEITQEKSQNLEMVVRKRYEEKRKLLDVDLEREDECGICLEPCTKMVLPNCCHAMCINCYRDWNTRSESCPFCRGSIKRVNSEDLWVLTSGNDVVDTETALMDDALRFFLFINSLPKDIPDALFVMYYEYLF
- the LOC133828862 gene encoding GDSL esterase/lipase At3g48460-like; this translates as MAACNVLNFPITVSYFSSHQIMTMIITIVTILIISSPASINAKTKTSPLPFKKIYAFGDSFTDTGNTRSATGPSGFNHASNPPYGMTFFHHPTNRYSDGRLVIDFVAQSLSLPYLPPYKYIKGNSPNGVNFAVAGSTAIDHEFFVKNNLTLNITPQSIETQLLWFDKYLKKSVGCKAQNGICRAADLDDALFWVGEIGVNDYAYTIGSTVSSDTIRKMGISSYTRFLTALLKKGAKYLVVQGLPMSGCLPMAMTLAPPNDRDNIGCVKSVNNQSYTHNLAILKLVKSLRRQFPRAVITYADYWTAYLTVMQSPAKFGIKETFKACCGTGDPYNFDVFSVCGMPTISACRNPSQYVNWDGVHLTEAMYKVVSDMFLKGSHTHPRFSYLLDQKLHQG